From Apium graveolens cultivar Ventura chromosome 9, ASM990537v1, whole genome shotgun sequence, the proteins below share one genomic window:
- the LOC141685890 gene encoding uncharacterized protein LOC141685890, which produces MEHVVAPHHDGLVISLPVENCLIKRILMDNGSASNIMMFDTLRQMGLSEVNIEKRFTTLVGFSGETKRTIWEIYLPTYAGEINLLHRFLVIDGRSTYNIILGRAWIHNIKAVPSTLHQVVKFPTPWGVQKIREDQAMAQECYKTCLKPTVQHIQKKPPTIELKGPENLIEMKLTNEDKKVLIGEDVSPHIEANLVEFLTTRLDAFAWGHDDITGISPDIITHKLNVDPNYVPVQQKRCKFGPE; this is translated from the coding sequence ATGGAACACGTCGTAGCACCCCATCATGACGGTTTGGTGATCTCACTACCCGTAGAAAACTGCCTCATAAAAAGAATATTAATGGATAATGGAAGTGCTTCTAATATAATGATGTTCGACACGTTACGCCAAATGGGATTAAGTGAAGTAAACATTGAGAAAAGATTTACAACACTCGTTGGCTTCAGTGGTGAGACAAAAAGAACTATATGGGAAATTTATCTACCTACGTACGCTGGAGAAATCAATTTGCTTCATAGATTTTTGGTGATTGACGGACGATCTACCTATAATATAATTTTGGGACGAGCGTGGATTCACAACATTAAGGCAGTCCCGTCAACACTACATCAGGTGGTAAAATTCCCTACACCTTGGGGAGTACAGAAAATTCGTGAAGATCAAGCTATGGCACAAGAATGTTACAAAACTTGTTTAAAACCCACTGTACAACACATTCAAAAGAAGCCACCTACCATTGAGTTAAAGGGACcagaaaatctaatagaaatgaAGTTGACAAATGAAGACAAAAAGGTCTTGATAGGAGAAGACGTGTCACCTCACATAGAAGCCAACCTGGTTGAATTCTTAACTACAAGACTTGACGCGTTTGCATGGGGACATGATGATATCACTGGAATCAGCCCAGACATCATTACACACAAACTAAACGTTGACCCCAACTATGTTCCAGTTCAACAGAAAAGATGCAAGTTTGGACCAGAATGA